Proteins co-encoded in one Sulfuricaulis limicola genomic window:
- a CDS encoding type II secretion system F family protein has product MAEAAIKKPKFDAFTWEGVDKQGKKVKGIMEAASVAFVNATLRRQGINPVKVAKQRKAAFKFKKKITTKDIAVFTRQLATMLTSGIPIAQSFDIVGKGHENPSMQEIIMSIKHDVESGTALTQALGKHPLYFDALYCNLVQAGEQAGILDGILDKVATYKEKIEAIKGKIKSALFYPTAVIVVAFIITAVLLVFVIPQFESLFAGFGADLPAMTKMVINLSKGFQEWWWAIIGTIVGAVVFLSYSYKRSEKMQHSMDRILLKAPVIGEIVKKATIARFARTLATMFAAGVPLVEALDSVAGAAGNRVYYEGTMAIKSDVSTGMQLQASMNATGLFPNMVVQMVAIGEESGELDKMLSKVADFYEAEVDDAVAGLSSLLEPIIMAFLGIVIGGLVVAMYLPIFKLAATV; this is encoded by the coding sequence ATGGCAGAAGCGGCGATAAAGAAACCGAAGTTCGATGCTTTCACGTGGGAAGGCGTCGATAAACAGGGAAAGAAGGTCAAGGGCATCATGGAAGCGGCCAGCGTCGCCTTCGTGAATGCCACGCTGCGCCGCCAGGGCATCAACCCCGTCAAGGTAGCCAAGCAACGCAAGGCGGCCTTCAAGTTCAAGAAAAAGATCACCACCAAGGATATCGCCGTCTTTACCCGCCAGCTCGCGACCATGCTGACCTCGGGCATCCCCATTGCCCAGTCTTTCGATATCGTCGGCAAAGGACATGAAAACCCGTCCATGCAGGAAATCATCATGTCCATCAAGCATGACGTGGAGTCGGGAACCGCCCTGACCCAGGCGCTCGGCAAACACCCGCTCTATTTCGATGCCCTGTACTGCAATCTGGTACAGGCCGGCGAGCAGGCCGGTATTCTGGACGGCATCCTGGACAAGGTTGCCACCTACAAGGAAAAGATCGAGGCCATCAAAGGCAAGATCAAATCCGCCCTGTTCTATCCGACGGCGGTCATCGTGGTAGCATTCATCATCACCGCCGTGCTGCTGGTGTTCGTGATCCCGCAGTTCGAGAGTCTGTTCGCCGGTTTCGGCGCCGACCTGCCGGCCATGACCAAAATGGTCATCAATCTGTCAAAAGGATTCCAGGAATGGTGGTGGGCGATCATCGGCACCATTGTCGGAGCTGTGGTGTTCCTGAGCTACTCCTACAAGCGCTCCGAAAAAATGCAACATTCGATGGATCGGATCTTGCTCAAAGCCCCGGTGATCGGCGAGATCGTCAAAAAGGCTACGATCGCCCGTTTCGCGCGTACGCTGGCGACCATGTTCGCCGCCGGTGTACCGCTGGTGGAGGCGCTGGATTCCGTCGCGGGCGCCGCGGGGAACCGCGTCTACTACGAAGGCACGATGGCCATCAAGTCCGACGTCAGCACCGGCATGCAATTGCAGGCCTCAATGAATGCCACCGGGCTGTTCCCCAACATGGTGGTGCAGATGGTCGCGATCGGCGAGGAGTCGGGCGAGCTCGATAAGATGCTGAGCAAGGTCGCCGATTTCTACGAGGCGGAAGTGGATGATGCCGTGGCGGGCCTCTCCAGCCTGCTCGAACCGATCATCATGGCCTTTCTCGGCATCGTCATCGGCGGTCTTGTCGTCGCCATGTACCTGCCGATCTTCAAGCTTGCGGCCACCGTTTAA
- a CDS encoding prepilin peptidase → MSDISVFFTSYPAAFPWIAGLFGLAIGSFLNVAIYRLPVMLERKWRSQCQEILEPNKKKPDTAKRFDLVAPGSRCPHCGHAITALENIPVLSFLWLRGKCSACAKPISWRYPLVELLTGGLTAMVAWYFGYGITALAGIVLTWSLVALSFIDFDRQLLPDDITLPLLWAGLLLNVFAVFTPLSSAVIGAAGGYAFLWLVYQIFKLVTGKEGMGYGDFKLFAALGAWLGWQSLPLIILLSSLVGAIVGIAFILFFGRDRQLPIPFGPFLCVAGWVALLWGDTLTRYYLQFARLAP, encoded by the coding sequence ATGAGCGATATCTCCGTCTTTTTCACCAGCTATCCCGCCGCCTTTCCCTGGATCGCCGGTCTTTTCGGACTGGCCATCGGCAGCTTTCTGAATGTCGCGATTTACCGTCTTCCAGTCATGCTGGAGCGGAAATGGCGCAGTCAGTGCCAGGAGATCCTCGAGCCGAATAAAAAAAAACCAGATACCGCCAAAAGGTTTGATCTGGTGGCGCCCGGTTCGCGCTGTCCGCACTGCGGTCATGCCATCACGGCGCTCGAAAATATCCCGGTTCTGAGTTTTCTCTGGCTACGCGGAAAATGTTCAGCCTGCGCCAAACCCATCTCCTGGCGCTACCCGCTGGTAGAACTCCTGACGGGCGGCCTGACGGCGATGGTCGCCTGGTATTTCGGATATGGAATTACCGCGCTGGCCGGAATCGTGCTGACCTGGAGCCTCGTCGCGCTCAGCTTCATTGATTTCGACCGGCAGCTGCTCCCGGACGATATCACCCTGCCGTTGCTGTGGGCCGGACTGCTGTTGAATGTCTTCGCCGTCTTCACGCCGTTGTCATCGGCGGTCATCGGCGCCGCCGGCGGTTACGCTTTCCTCTGGCTGGTATACCAGATTTTCAAACTGGTGACCGGCAAGGAGGGCATGGGTTACGGCGACTTCAAGCTGTTCGCTGCCTTGGGCGCCTGGCTCGGGTGGCAGAGCCTGCCCCTGATCATCTTGCTGTCTTCACTGGTCGGCGCCATCGTGGGGATTGCCTTTATTCTCTTCTTCGGCCGTGACCGCCAGCTGCCCATCCCCTTCGGCCCGTTCCTGTGCGTGGCCGGATGGGTCGCGCTCCTGTGGGGTGACACGCTGACGCGCTACTACCTGCAGTTTGCCCGCCTCGCGCCCTGA
- the coaE gene encoding dephospho-CoA kinase (Dephospho-CoA kinase (CoaE) performs the final step in coenzyme A biosynthesis.), protein MLRVGLTGGIGSGKSTIASLFVMRGVPVIDTDEIAHALTEPGQKSYDEIVHAFGDAILDEKRRVDRNRLRERVFDNADERRLLETILHPHIRAVVRDRLAALDAPYVVVVVPLLIESGFTDLVDRVLVVDAMENVQIQRTATRSGLSEPEIRKIMSAQASRAQRLQLANEIIENNGDRKQLEAEVERMHQWYLSLATTTKKN, encoded by the coding sequence ATGTTACGCGTAGGACTGACCGGCGGCATTGGCAGTGGCAAATCCACCATCGCGTCACTGTTCGTGATGCGCGGAGTGCCGGTGATCGATACCGATGAGATCGCACACGCCCTGACCGAACCGGGCCAGAAATCCTACGATGAGATTGTCCATGCCTTCGGTGATGCGATTTTGGATGAAAAACGCCGGGTCGATCGCAACCGGCTGCGCGAACGTGTCTTTGACAATGCCGACGAGCGCCGGCTTCTCGAAACGATTCTGCACCCTCACATCCGCGCTGTGGTCCGGGACAGGCTGGCCGCACTCGATGCGCCCTATGTCGTCGTAGTGGTCCCGCTGCTGATCGAATCAGGCTTTACCGATCTTGTGGACCGTGTTCTGGTCGTCGATGCCATGGAAAATGTACAGATCCAGCGTACCGCCACCCGCAGCGGACTCAGCGAACCGGAAATACGCAAGATCATGTCGGCCCAGGCAAGCCGGGCGCAACGGCTGCAACTGGCGAACGAGATCATCGAAAATAATGGCGACCGGAAGCAGCTCGAGGCCGAGGTGGAGCGCATGCACCAGTGGTATCTGTCGCTCGCAACGACGACGAAGAAAAACTAG